TCCTAGCCAtcatctttttataataatatttcttctcGGCAAAAACATTTCCCATACAGCAGCAACGAGAATTGATCACAACGCTTGCCCATCGCTCGAcaatttaagataaattaaatccGAGTTTCATCACGATGATTTTCATTTACCGTTAGTTTAGAACTTTTTACAAGACAAAccattaatcattattttatcatagaCTTTtcacaagaaaacaaaatacaacctCATTTTACATTTGACATGGTTTCTAGCGTTCATCAGTGTACCACAACCTAGAGTTATAACACAGAATTCGTGGAAGCAAGATAGAGCTATACTCAGCATAGCAACGTCTCTCTTACACTctgatataatattacttttaaatcgtTCTGGTAGACCCCGTTCATTAGCCTACCAACtcacaaatgatttattaaatattaactcCATTTCAcacgcaataaaatataaagaaataagcCTCAGAACGGAAGAAGCAaagattaattactttttaattcgcCATTTCGGTTGCGTCATGGCTTTACGCGGGAATGTGTAGTGAgcggttgttttttttttctgtgaacCGCGTTTGACGGGCAAAGGTCGTGTAACCAATGCCATTGTCAGCTTTTTATTCATTGTAggttttatgtttagtttagatactttttaatgatTGTGTAGTGTTTAAAGTTCATTGTGATGCAATAGTAGCCATCGCCTAACTATTAAGGGATAGTGAATTTGAAATTGATGCTTGTCATTTATTCAACAGTTCCCTTCTTCTACACAAAATGAGTCAAAGCCTACTTCacctcacaaaaaaaaacgtcacgTTACTAGTGACGCGTCCAAATCATTTGGAAATGCAAATGATTGAAAATCCAACTAGAATGAAGAATTACAGATCACGGATGAGTGGATAGACTTACAGGGTCCACAAATATACATAGCTTTAAACCTGTACTGTAATACCTTCAATACATTCTGATTACTTTACTGTGACATTTTGGTATTTGTGGTATGTATATATCTAACTGCTATAAATATGATATGACAGTGAagtctttatttgtttttttaactgttgGATTActtggattatcactaatactaTTTGGATTTCAAACATGAGCTTGCCCCCATCTCTTTACAAACACTCGACCGTGACCCTCTGACCATCATACATCCATGAAGACGTGACGAGTGAACCAAAGCTTTGTAACAATACATTTGTATAATTGTGaaaattgacgacctccgtggtcgagtggcgtacgcaccggtttctagctctgaggtcccgggttcgatccccggtcgggtcaatgtaaaaattcacatttctacattgtctcgggtctgggtgtttgtggtaccttcgttgtatctgaattccataacacaagtgcttcagcaacttactttgggttcagaacaatgtatgtgatgttgtctgcatttatttattatttatttataaagtatattCCTTTAAGTTGGTTTTGTTTAGGTAGATTTATGTTTAcgagtattttatttgatgatgCATTTAATTAGAACTGTCGAATATGGAATGCCATGTGACTTACGTAAGTATGATTATCTATATTACCAAGAGCAAATGCAATGCAAGAGTAGTTTTAGAAATGATGAGAGGTCAAAGCGTCAACATAGAAATTGAAGCTGGAAATCCACtctgaaatttaaaatgaaagataaaATATGAGGATTTTTCTCGTTTAGGAAAACGAAAATAGCAATTAGCAAAATTTGGTGAAATTCAGATAAAGGCATTTGCTTTAATTtcttatgttatgttatgttttaaaaaaatactttgacaaCAAAATTGACGTCTGAAAAACAAcacataagtacctacttagataatattattatgtctttcATAATGCACACATTGCTAAGTGCAATCCACAAGgcatcgacaaaaaaaaacactaagaAATACAGTAATCGTTACAAAGATCGTTCCAGATCATATCAAAGacattcacaaacaaaaaaaacacttttaccATCAAAATGAAGAGTAAAATCAAACATTTCCTGCTTTTAATTGCCGCCATAATTAATCTTAAGAAAAATGGCGTTCCCGCCAAACAATGGACAAtagtacagataaaaaaaaaaattagttttattcgATCGATTGTGATTGTGTATGATAACAATGAATCGATAAGAAAACCTAGATTACTCgatatttttgttggttttccATTGATATCATGTtgaattgtcattttaaattgaCGGTGACGGCTGAATGAATGGATGTCAAACAGATAGcaattattcttatatataaatactagctgacccagcaaacgtgtattgccgattttttttctagttgtatgttttttaatgccacattataaaaaaataaaaacaaacaatttcgtccaaaaaatcaaatatatttttttagtgtgagcaacccttatcatttaggggtatgaaaaatagatgttggtcgattctcagacctactgaatacacatataaaatttggtaaaaatcggttaagccgtttcggaggagtacggtaactaacatcgtgacacgggaattttatatattagaagaagaagaagaagaaagatagTCTATGCTGTAAATCTGTACTGTTTTCCTTTTTagttagataatttaaaagtgtAATCTATCTTGgtgtgcttttttattttatttgtgttttctttaatgacacgttgaataataaatgtcaatcatgcaatatagattaaaattttaatgaaagttcattaattttaataaaatttgtcagaCAGGttgtattatgatatatttagGTACAAGGATATAATACTTAATAAGAAATTGCAAGTGCCTGTTCATTTTCTTTAcgcaaaataatgttaaattaatttaatttatttatttatttacttatatggatcaccaacaaagaatacaccttacatgctatacaaaagaaaaagaagttacagggttcttgtgcttccttaattacaggtgaccacatcatgcataataagccttgtaagcttaaataaagaaaaaaaacgtggtaacacatacaaaagatgacaattgaaataaaaattgaattaaaaacaaacattagaaattaaaaaaaatatatatatatatttatatactgtTGATATGATACGTAAGGAGGTACGTcaataagtcaataaaaaaaaaattaataacttagaATATAAcacattatacatacatatatacagaTTATATCTATATGTACAATGTATTATTTACGATCGCTATAAGATTATCGTACCTACAGCTATTTCAAATATGTTATTTCAATTAAACCCGCGGCTATGCAAAGTAttcaatataattgtttataaagaaaaatactataaaCTAATCTAATTATGTTGTCTGTGACACGTGTATGacatatgaatttataattaattcgcATCGACCATTACCTGTATGGTAATAATTATCGTCTAAAAATAAACCAGAGTCTATAGAAACTTAGATTTCTTCAAGTTTTAATCATCTagtaatatgaatataaattataactttatctCAAATCTTGTATTGCAAGTAGATATAGATACGTAACTGAagtcctccgaaacggctcgaccgaaaCTCATGAAATTTTATACGCATATTAGGTAGGTCTGAGGATCGGACATCTATTCTCCATATTCCATTCCCCCTGCGTTTGCTGGGAGAGCTAGTAGGTAtactattaataaaactttattcacGAACAAAACTGCGATTCAAGTTCCGCTGTACAAAAAACTATCGACCAAAAATTAGTTCAggcacttaattaaattattggaaCTTTACTTTTACCGCGCTAACGCCTTTGCCGCGGGGcgtcttaaaaaaaagaaagaaaaaaaaaacaaaatgggaAACGTCGAAACGGAAAGGTTTGGCGCCACTGACTGGACTTGACTTGCCACGCCCACGGCGCCGGCCTTACACTGCTGCACTGTAAGTTAGATTTAAAAGTTCAAAACTAGATTTTATTGAGACGAATTTGATCTATCTTTTAGTGGCTtaaaatctgaaactttaaaaataatgccattggtttaaaaaaaagatttgacaCTCGTGACGTAACGCAATCATAATGACATTTTGCGtgatttgaaaatggaattccGAATGCAGaccagaaaatataaattttgctccgtaattttgtatttttttattgacaccTCTTTTCGCAAtgcttttttaacaaaagtaacTCAACTTTAAGCTTGTGGGTAATtagctaataaataaaaggttttaggCACTTTTAGGTAGCGATATCGAATCCTGGTTTAAGAGAACTAAACACTAGGGTCACTAGGGTCCATAACAACATGGTTACATTGTTATATAGTTATTTTCTATAATAGCCAtttgttctaaaataatattgttgacGAATTTAGCGATAGAAGAAAGGCTcctcaattaaaaataaacaccctTCCCTTTAAATggcgtaattaattattatatcataaaCACAGTAGCATCTTCAAACCTacatataagtaattaaaatcaaattattaaaaaatccaaactaataccaaaaacaaaaactttaaccGTCATATAGACTAAGGAAACTTACAAACAGCCAGCAATTAACCTCTGGACTACGTAAAACTGTCTAATTCATGTAATTATGAgctgttttttgttataaataaagttaaaaaatgtttttgaaaacacGAGCCGGTCGCCGCCGGCTTTCGTCCTAATAGGATACAATGGCGCCACTGTTGTGccattaaaagtatttaattttgtttattactcaGAGTATTGCCAgtgtgaaataaaacttattacgATTGTAAATTGCTACTGGTAATACTGCTTGGCAGCTTGTTAAGTGTTGTTTTAAGAGCTTGCTTTTATGAGATACTTTTGTAGCATATTTATTAGTTCTTTctctaattaaaaaaagcaaaattaggATTAGAATGGGCTCAATTTACTCaattcactagctgttgcccgcgacttcgtctccgtgggtagaagatataagttatgatttatatctaccctgtctttttcacattttccattgtatcttcgctcctattactcgcagcttgatggtttagcctaaagccttcctcgataaatggtctattcaaaacaaaaatattttttcaatttggaccagtagttcctgagattagcgcgttcaaacaaacaaaaaaactcttcagctttatatattagtatagattagcttTCGCTTCtatttgaaaatcattttccCAATACTTAGTTAATTCGATAAGCTTAAAATCCAACCCCTATCTTATTTAGTACAAGGTATAAATAGCTAAGTACAACGTCAGAAGATATACATGTCATGTTGAATAACTCAATTGAAGTTATTGaactaactttaaataattaatactattaGACATTCATATGTTTACGTTCTCTGCCAATCAATCCTATCTAGAAAAACAGTTACCAACAAtaggaattaaaaaaagttttttttttaatatgtatgttagTATGCAATTAGCTTAGCCCAGGCTTTGACCATTCCGCCAGACTTTATAAAACGGCCCCGCTCGCATTTCTTTTATTACCTCTAAGCTCACGAACTGCTTTTTTCTTTCAACTTTCTTTAATTTCTCTAACCTACGTCTATTTGATAGCACTTTGTGGTACCGACGTCACAGGTAAATGtctgaatgattttttttttctaaaagccCTTCCCGCCGAAAACGCGCACGCGATCGGACGAGCGCcatctttttattgttttttcaacCGCAGTTGCGTTCGTATTCAGCCGCGGGCGAAAAACAGTCACTCAAAACTCACGCGTTGGTAAAAtaagaagagaaaaaaaataaaaaagggtcCCTGAATGATACAGTTTTTTCGGTAAATTAGAGATTTGAAAGAatagttttttaagaaattgcGTGTTCGACTTTTGATAATGATACGTCTGTGCCCGCGGTGATTTTGACTTTGGtacgcgtttttttttttatttggtttaccTACGTGGCTGTTTAAGGCCGAATTGCATTTCGTTTGGTAGGTATAATTATCTGTTGCAGAGTAGGTTACCTGTAcctaacattataataatgtaccTAAATATCTTATCTTGTAGCTATGTATTAAGCTAGtcgttgttattttataaacttgtaTCTTACTTTCAGGTAGCCTAATGATTTTGTCAAGTTATGCATTAGGTAGGTAACTaacacaaatcaaaacaaaaaattccaACAAATTACAACTTTAgactatatatgtatattatgtaggACTATATATGTAGGTCTTATTAACTAGATAAGATGcgcacataattattttaccagatcttttattgtttcattagTTACCATTTTCGTAATGTTCAGTGGTAACCAATCTGAACTGAAGCGTGTATCTTTGGGGCCTAACTGTTGGAagttcttaaaacatttttcttagtTTATGAAGCAAGATTATATCGCAGATACTGCATAGAGAATTGTAAGTAACACGACTTTAACTGAGTgagacgttaaaaaaaaacaatgtgtccatgttacttaaaatgttaaaactatttttgtagcAATCTCAATTTGTCTCGTGATGAAAAACTTATGAagcaaacaatataaatttataataaaaggcGTTACAAAAATGGTTTTGCTTGATCAGTTCATAGCGCCTGTTACTTTTTAATAGCAACAAGCAGATCACGTCTTTATTACAAGTTTAGTAGGCGTTcacttcaaattatttattcccCCTCTTATTAAATGTAGGgttcttctattttattttattaagcaaaaagtgtaaatagtaatattaatacTAGAAATTATTAAGACAGTCCGTATGCTTCGATATTTGTTCAAGTATCTCCATATATACCGACGAAAAAACCTTGTAACACAAATCTagttaaaacatataatttatatatttaatgtacATTTTGATCATTAATTTTGAACTTATAATATTCATGAACATTCAGTTCGACACTAATGctgataaaataacaaatgaatgtaACAAAATAACGCTATCAATAACTTGATTGTGAAATCgacagtataatttatttaattccgtTCCAGTTCTTGCAGCTAATGTGATATTTAGCatagtttaaaatacttttttttaagtaggtgtGCTTTTGACATAGTTTTGCCAGGATAGGTGactacttatctatactaatgttataaagaggaaagatttgtttgtttgacatgaataggcttcgaaactactggtccgattaaaaaaaatctttcacagttgagaagctacattgaATCTACGCTgaatataggctatatttatttaaaaaatattagggttccgtatgaattttgcgatattgtaactcaaagtgtcataacttatatcttctaaccacgcggacaaagtcgcgggtaacTGCTTGTACTCCATATAGTTCGATACCTAAAGGGAAAACAATCTTGGTCTTCTCTAAAGAGTCACTTCAATCAgacaaattgttaaaaaataaagtgtttttttatgtactcAAACAAAATAAGAAGTTCAGAGAAACATTGAAGGCATTTGAAGGTTATTGGATAAATTATGACTGTATAtgtgtatatatataaaattattatgttcctCTCTCTGACAATGCGTTACTTATTAAACTGCTTTAACAGacttattttatcttaaatacGACTTCATAACTTTTTTGCACCTGCACCCAAATTCGAACTGAGATACCTTTCTCATAGAGCCAAAAGCATGCCCGCAGGACTAATTTACTTGTTccatcattaatttttattatcattagtaGCTAGACCAGGTAATTCAGAAAAACTAAATGATGATGTCGTCCTACTCTAatgctaaataaattaatatttcaaatcgAAACCCTGAAACGTGGATTACAAATAATTTGACAGTGACGTCTTGATCAAAGTACATGAGTACAAATTTAAAGTGAATATTTTAGAACAATCATTGAAGtccttttatatatttcttggCTCGCACATGCGGAGTAAATTTTTCGCATTTTAGTTACTTGTCCTGttgtatttttagtgttttttaaattgtgttttgtttgcctCTTTTCCTGGTAAGTGATTGTAAAAGCGCTATTCGAGCCGCTTTTTAGATTCCTCGTTAAATGTCAATCGAGTCAAGTCTCGCTCTATTCAATCATATTCAGATAGTtaacaatagaaatataaatattaagaatcTTATCAAAAGTacgataaaaaaactttttttgtactCTTGCGTATATCAAAATAGAATCGAAAACAGTTTaatcaaaagttttcaaattGAAGTTCTCTGTGGTCACTGGCAGAATATAGTACTGTAAAAGCAGATTACCAAAGCacgaaaaaaagaataattcaaAAGTCATAACATTCGAACAATCTGACATTCACTGAGTGATAGAAAGTAGGAATCTAATTACCGGTGTTTTGTGTTTATAGAAAATAccaaattaaagtaaatttaaacaatGGGGTGCCGTAATATATTGAAGCTTGGAGCCTTAGAAGCTAAGAAGACAGCTTTCTTACTATGTGACATACAAGAAACTTTCAGACCACACGTGAAACATTTTGCAGACGTTGTTAAAGTCGCCAATAAAATGGTAAGCAATTAATATTGTTACGTAACGTCTTGTTGCTATCTGTTTGTAATCTAAACATGACTTGAGAAGGATTTGATAAGATTATTTCAAAGAGATTATGATGAAAAGATCATGAAAACAACAAGTGTTTTTTTAGATGTTatgatgaaattattttgtgccACCACCTGTTGAATCTTAAGCAGaatatgttattattgtaagaCTAAATAGTTCTAAttacttatgtaaatatttaaatagaatatgaTAAACAGTATAAACACCTACTTGTAATGCAAATTGtgattttaattcaaaagaCTTGTTATCTAAAATAACAAGCTATAGAAAGTTAATCAATGAATGTTATCATCCTTTGAATTTTTAATGACTAATTTTCAgacactaatttaaataaataataaatctcaaTACCTCAATAACTActcaacttattaaaaaaatccaataactTGAAAAGCAATAGTACAACATACAAACCTCATTAAAgttaacatacaaataatatatacaatataacataattcatcatcatcatctcagcctataccagtccactgctggacataggcctctccataatttctccagcgcaaCCAGCTCATTGCCACatgcatccaacgggacccagcggttttcaccaggtcgtcggtccatctggcaggtggccgtcccgcATAACATAATTACCATTTAAAGTTTGTACGCCATCATGAGGCAAATCGAGTTGACAATACTTATTCTAAGATGCTTAttcatgttttacaaaataaaatatctttatctttaccTTAATTCCAGATGACAGCAGCAAAACATTTCCAAATACCAGTATACGTCTCCGAACAGTACCCCAAGGGTCTCGGTCACACAACTAAGGATATCAACGTGGAAGAGGCAGCGATGGTATATGAGAAGACTTTGTTCTCCATGTACACTCCGGAATTACAGGAGAAGTTACGGAAAGACGTACCGAATTTGAACTCCGTAGTACTGTTTGGGATTGAGGTCTGTTGAgattatttgattttcattaaCCTGATtctttatcaataaaactaattttgtctttaatgctgtttagtgactttgaTAGTTGTTCAGTGACATTTGGTTTGATGGGCATGTTATTGAGAATAGGTGTTTtataaagttgattctgt
This genomic window from Trichoplusia ni isolate ovarian cell line Hi5 chromosome 21, tn1, whole genome shotgun sequence contains:
- the LOC113504084 gene encoding isochorismatase domain-containing protein 1-like isoform X1, which translates into the protein MGCRNILKLGALEAKKTAFLLCDIQETFRPHVKHFADVVKVANKMMTAAKHFQIPVYVSEQYPKGLGHTTKDINVEEAAMVYEKTLFSMYTPELQEKLRKDVPNLNSVVLFGIEAHVCIEQTVIDLLNDDLVVHVVADGVSSRSLMDRGLALQRFQSIGCFVGTSENILFKLLRDKNHPAFKAISKLNVVPSPDEFGLTVHADKMQKK
- the LOC113504084 gene encoding isochorismatase domain-containing protein 1-like isoform X2; its protein translation is MGCRNILKLGALEAKKTAFLLCDIQETFRPHVKHFADVVKVANKMMTAAKHFQIPVYVSEQYPKGLGHTTKDINVEEAAMVYEKTLFSMYTPELQEKLRKDVPNLNSVVLFGIEAHVCIEQTVIDLLNDDLVVHVVADGVSSRSLMDRGLALQRMQSIGCFITTAENVLFKLMKDKQSPQFKKITKLVKIPTSETFADVSSKL